One genomic region from Enoplosus armatus isolate fEnoArm2 chromosome 17, fEnoArm2.hap1, whole genome shotgun sequence encodes:
- the LOC139300196 gene encoding histone acetyltransferase KAT7-like isoform X2 — MPRRKRTAGSSSDGTEDSDFSADLEHTEASESARRRSSTRLTRASLRLSQSSQGHLTGRHERHFSISGCPLYHNLSADECKAPTERQLRYKEKVTELRRKRNSGLNKEQKEKYMEHHESHGASREPLLENITSDYDLELFRKAQARASDDLEKLRLAGQVSEGSNMIKTIVFGRYELDTWYHSPYPEEYARLGRLYMCEFCLKYMKSQTILRRHMAKCVWKHPPGDEIYRKGNISVFEVDGKKNKIYCQNLCLLAKLFLDHKTLYYDVEPFLFYVMTEADNTGCHLVGYFSKEKNSFLNYNVSCILTMPQYMRQGYGKMLIDFSYLLSKVEEKVGSPERPLSDLGLISYRSYWKEVLLRYLNNFQGKEISIKEISQETAVNPVDIVSTLQSLQMLKYWKGKHLVLKRQDLIDDWKAKETKRGNGKAIDPTALKWTPPKGT; from the exons ATGCCCCGGAGAAAG AGGACCGCAGGCAGCAGCTCGGACGGGACGGAGGACTCGGATTTTTCCGCCGACCTCGAGCACACGGAAGCCTCCGAGAGTGCGCGCAGGCGCAGCAGCACGCGGCTGACTCGCGCGTCACTGCGCCTCAGCCAGAGCTCACAAG GTCATCTAACGGGGAGGCATGAGAGACATTTCTCCATATCGGGATGTCCCCTCTACCACAACCTCTCTGCTGATGAATGCaag GCCCCCACAGAGCGTCAGCTGCGCTATAAGGAGAAGGTGAcggagctgaggaggaagaggaactcCGGCCTCAATaaggagcagaaggagaaatACATG GAGCACCACGAGAGCCACGGCGCGAGCAGGGAGCCGCTGCTGGAGAACATCACCAGCGACTACGACCTCGAGCTGTTCAGGAAAGCGCAGGCACGTGCCTCGGACGACCTT GAGAAGCTCCGTCTGGCCGGCCAGGTGTCGGAGGGCAGCAACATGATAAAGACCATCGTGTTTGGTCGCTACGAGCTGGACACCTGGTACCACTCCCCGTACCCGGAGGAATACGCCCGCCTGGGGAGGCTCTACATGTGCGAGTTCTGCCTTAAATATATGAAGAGCCAGACCATTCTGCGCAGGCACATG GCCAAGTGTGTGTGGAAGCACCCTCCAGGTGACGAGATCTACAGGAAGGGGAACATCTCTGTCTTCGAGGTGGACGGGAAGAAGAAcaag ATTTACTGTCAGAACTTGTGTCTGCTGGCGAAACTCTTCCTGGACCACAAGACTCTGTATTACGACGTCGAGCCTTTCCTCTTCTACGTCATGACCGAAGCTGACAACACCGGGTGCCATCTAGTGGGGTACTTCTCCAAG GAGAAGAACTCTTTCCTGAACTACAACGTGTCCTGCATCCTCACCATGCCACAGTACATGAGGCAGGGCTACGGCAAGATGCTCATAGACTTCA GTTACCTGTTGTCCaaggtggaggagaaggtgggTTCACCCGAGCGCCCCCTGTCTGACCTGGGCCTTATCAGCTACCGGAGTTACTGGAAGGAGGTGCTGCTGCGCTACCTGAACAACTTTCAGGGCAAGGAGATCTCCATCAAAG AGATCAGTCAGGAGACGGCAGTGAACCCAGTGGATATTGTCAGCACACTGCAGTCCCTCCAGATGCTCAAATACTGGAAGGGAAAGCACCTGGTTTTAAAGAGACAG GACCTCATCGACGACTGGAAGGCCAAGGAGACCAAACGTGGTAATGGCAAGGCCATTGACCCCACAGCCTTAAAATGGACGCCGCCTAAAGGGACGTAG
- the LOC139300101 gene encoding ferritin, liver middle subunit — MESQVRQNYHRDCEAAVNRMVNMELFASYSYTSMAFYFSRDDVALPGFAHFFKENSDEEREHAQKLLSFQNNRGGRIFLQDIKKPDRDEWGSGLEAMQCALQLEKNVNQALLDLHKLASEHGDPHMCDFLETHYLNEQVEAIKKLGDYISNLTRMEAHTNKMAEYLFDKHSLGDKS, encoded by the exons ATGGAGTCCCAAGTGCGTCAGAACTACCACCGCGACTGCGAGGCCGCCGTCAACCGGATGGTCAACATGGAGCTGTTTGCCTCTTACTCCTACACTTCTATG GCCTTTTACTTCTCCCGTGACGATGTGGCCCTTCCAGGCTTTGCCCATTTCTTCAAGGAGAACAGCGACGAGGAGAGGGAGCACGCTCAGAAGCTGCTGTCCTTCCAGAACAACCGAGGAGGACGCATCTTCCTGCAGGACATCAAG AAACCCGACCGTGATGAGTGGGGGAGCGGGCTGGAGGCCATGCAGTGCGCCCTGCAGCTGGAGAAGAACGTCAACCAGGCTCTGCTGGACCTGCACAAACTGGCCTCTGAACACGGAGACCCTCAT ATGTGCGACTTCCTGGAGACCCACTACCTGAACGAGCAGGTGGAGGCCATCAAGAAACTGGGCGACTACATTTCCAACCTCACCCGCATGGAAGCCCACACCAACAAGATGGCGGAGTACCTGTTCGACAAGCACTCCCTGGGGGACAAGAGCTAA
- the aldh16a1 gene encoding aldehyde dehydrogenase family 16 member A1, giving the protein MAGSTIKTVHDIFQSMEYGPAAISSTATAQAWLDHHSRSLGLFIDGKFDRPADRQSRSLVDSKGGNVCSTACAVEDDVSRCASSAVTGYRAWGGLTCHQRAKVLLRSVSVLGQHGQCVSELCELCGASCSPSTLVRLLQYYGSWAQLRDTLLTNWTPLGVVAVVGSDDCSLYSLMLKVLPALAMGNSVIVVPGGSNAPPVLLLAQLFMGAGLPAGALNVLTGSDMSLGAKVAQSPSISYVTYSGNKQDGVMLCKTTAGMGVPVSVTPTIGATCPFIIFESADIDSAVDGVIETAFKTKREVHWVLCVQESVQDSVVARLRLRMAGMKCVALHSDGDRVLVDAAVQEAQQQGATLVQSCPAPPSGAQYPPTLLCGAAPSSPFVVSPSPGPLLPLMTFRSHTEAVTLGNHSPHGQAASIWTEDLTLALETAKSLSVGSVWVNSHSVSDPCLPVSGHKDSGTCTDGGQEGLYQFLRPSSSSSPPLPRCSPVSMDYSKFGTAASPAIIPDESDPASAPKSYLQFVGGKACKSVSGCSVAVQSPGGGSVLAYCPDGGRKDVRNAVEAAAKVQPGWMKKSPSARAQSLYSLAKGLEAKKRDIAASINVQTCLSMEEADKHVELSIARLSDWAAYCDKVQGGALPVPQSGSALSLPEALGVVGVVLPDKDPLLSTVTLLGALIATGNAVIMVPSQKYPLPALAFIQVLQSSDLPVGLVNVITGSRDQLAAALANHCVIKAIWYWGSAEGCQYLQYTCTSPLKTLRLFCQEDEEGRDGGKDWTQAHPSLLEEMWRNAVQWKSVWIPTA; this is encoded by the exons ATGGCTGGTAGCACCATCAAGACCGTGCAcgacattttccaaagcatggAGTACGGACCGGCAGCAATTTCCAGCACTGCCACTGCACAG GCCTGGCTGGATCACCATTCCCGTTCTCTGGGTCTGTTCATCGACGGCAAGTTTGACCGTCCAGCCGACAGGCAGAGTCGCTCTCTGGTTGATTCCAAAG GTGGTAATGTGTGCAGCACAGCGTGCGCCGTGGAGGACGATGTCTCCCGGTGTGCCTCCTCTGCTGTTACCGGCTACAGGGCCTGGGGTGGCCTGACCTGCCACCAGAGGGCCAAAGTGCTGCTCAG GTCGGTGAGCGTTCTCGGGCAGCACGGTCAGTGCGTGTCGGAGCTGTGCGAGCTGTGTGGGGCCTCCTGCTCGCCCTCCACCCTCGTCAGACTGCTGCAGTACTACGGCAGCTGGGCTCAGCTCAGAGACACTCTCCTCACCAACTGGACGCCGCTGG GTGTGGTGGCAGTAGTTGGCTCTGATGACTGCTCTCTCTATTCCCTTATGCTCAAAGTCCTGCCAGCACTGGCCAtgg GTAACTCTGTCATCGTTGTCCCTGGTGGGAGCAACGCCCCTCCGGTGCTCCTTTTGGCACAGCTTTTTATGGGAGCTGGACTTCCTGCGGGGGCTCTTAATGTTTTAACAGGAAGCGACATGTCGCTGGGTGCCAAAGTGGCCCAGAGTCCCAGCATCAGCTACGTCACCTACAGCGGCAACAAGCAG GATGGGGTGATGCTCTGCAAGACCACAGCAGGGATGGGCGTTCCCGTTTCTGTCACCCCCACCATCGGCGCGACGTGCCCCTTCATCATCTTTGAGTCGGCCGACATCGACAGCGCAGTTGATGGAGTGATAGAGACTGCCTtcaagacaaagagagag GTCCACTGGGTGTTGTGCGTGCAGGAGAGTGTGCAGGACAGTGTCGTGGCCCGTCTCAGGCTGCGTATGGCAGGGATGAAGTGTGTGGCCCTGCACAGCGATGGAGACAGGGTGCTGGTGGACGCTGCAGTACAGGAAGCTCAGCAGCAGGGGGCCACG TTGGTTCAGTCCTGCCCTGCCCCCCCTTCAGGTGCTCAGTACCCTCCCACGTTGCTCTGCGGGGCGGCCCCCTCCTCTCCGTTTGTGGTCAGCCCCTCTCCTGGACCGCTGCTGCCTCTCATGACATTCAGAAGCCACACAGAAGCAGTGACCCTGG GAAACCACAGTCCTCATGGCCAGGCAGCCTCTATCTGGACTGAAGACCTCACCCTGGCTCTGGAGACAGCTAAGAG TCTGTCGGTTGGCTCAGTGTGGGTGAATTCCCACTCTGTGTCTGACCCCTGTCTGCCCGTCTCTGGTCACAAAGACAGCGGCACCTGCACTGACGGAGGACAGGAG GGTCTGTACCAGTTTCTGCGCccgtcctcttcttcctctcctcctctacctcgCTGCTCCCCTGTCTCTATGGACTACTCAAAGTTTGGAACAGCAGCATCCCCAGCTATCATTCCTGATGAGTCGGACCCTGCCAG TGCTCCCAAGTCCTACCTGCAGTTTGTTGGCGGTAAGGCGTGTAAATCCGTGTCTGGCTGCAGTGTGGCTGTGCAGTCACCAGGGGGTGGCAGTGTGTTAGCATATTGTCCAGATGGAGGCCGAAAAGACGTCCGTAACGCTGTGGAGGCTGCTGCCAAAGTCCAGCCTGG CTGGATGAAAAAGAGCCCATCTGCACGTGCTCAGTCACTCTACTCTCTGGCCAAGGGCCTAGAGGCAAAGAAGCGGGACATAGCTGCGTCAATCAATGTTCAGACCTGTCTCTCCATGGAAGAGGCCGACAAGCATGTGGAGCTCAGCATCGCCAGGCTCAGTGATTGGGCGGCTTACTGTGACAAAGTCCAAGGAGGAgctctg CCTGTGCCACAGTCTggctctgctctctccctccctgaaGCCCTGGGAGTTGTGGGGGTCGTCCTGCCTGACAAGGATCCCCTCCTCTCCACGGTAACACTTCTTGGGGCACTCATCGCCACTGGCAACGCAGTTATCATGGTCCCCAGTCAGAAGTATCCACTACCAGCCTTGGCATTCATTCAG gtgcTCCAGTCTTCAGACCTGCCAGTAGGTTTGGTAAATGTCATTACAGGAAGTAGAGACCAGCTGGCGGCGGCTCTGGCTAATCACTGTGTCATCAAGGCCATCTGGTACTGGGGCAGTGCTGAG GGCTGCCAGTACCTCCAGTACACCTGCACCAGCCCTCTGAAAACCCTGCGCCTGTTCTGCcaagaggacgaggaggggagagatggagggaaggacTGGACTCAGGCTCATCCCTCGCTCCTGGAAGAGATGTGGAGAAATGCCGTTCAGTGGAAGAGCGTCTGGATTCCTACTGCATag
- the LOC139300196 gene encoding histone acetyltransferase KAT7-like isoform X1, with translation MPRRKRTAGSSSDGTEDSDFSADLEHTEASESARRRSSTRLTRASLRLSQSSQGHLTGRHERHFSISGCPLYHNLSADECKGKASTRDKQAEERTLSHRQDENRHSTRNQAPTERQLRYKEKVTELRRKRNSGLNKEQKEKYMEHHESHGASREPLLENITSDYDLELFRKAQARASDDLEKLRLAGQVSEGSNMIKTIVFGRYELDTWYHSPYPEEYARLGRLYMCEFCLKYMKSQTILRRHMAKCVWKHPPGDEIYRKGNISVFEVDGKKNKIYCQNLCLLAKLFLDHKTLYYDVEPFLFYVMTEADNTGCHLVGYFSKEKNSFLNYNVSCILTMPQYMRQGYGKMLIDFSYLLSKVEEKVGSPERPLSDLGLISYRSYWKEVLLRYLNNFQGKEISIKEISQETAVNPVDIVSTLQSLQMLKYWKGKHLVLKRQDLIDDWKAKETKRGNGKAIDPTALKWTPPKGT, from the exons ATGCCCCGGAGAAAG AGGACCGCAGGCAGCAGCTCGGACGGGACGGAGGACTCGGATTTTTCCGCCGACCTCGAGCACACGGAAGCCTCCGAGAGTGCGCGCAGGCGCAGCAGCACGCGGCTGACTCGCGCGTCACTGCGCCTCAGCCAGAGCTCACAAG GTCATCTAACGGGGAGGCATGAGAGACATTTCTCCATATCGGGATGTCCCCTCTACCACAACCTCTCTGCTGATGAATGCaag GGCAAAGCATCGACGCGCGACAAACAGGCCGAGGAAAGGACGCTGTCGCACCGCCAGGACGAGAACAGACACTCCACCAGAAACCAG GCCCCCACAGAGCGTCAGCTGCGCTATAAGGAGAAGGTGAcggagctgaggaggaagaggaactcCGGCCTCAATaaggagcagaaggagaaatACATG GAGCACCACGAGAGCCACGGCGCGAGCAGGGAGCCGCTGCTGGAGAACATCACCAGCGACTACGACCTCGAGCTGTTCAGGAAAGCGCAGGCACGTGCCTCGGACGACCTT GAGAAGCTCCGTCTGGCCGGCCAGGTGTCGGAGGGCAGCAACATGATAAAGACCATCGTGTTTGGTCGCTACGAGCTGGACACCTGGTACCACTCCCCGTACCCGGAGGAATACGCCCGCCTGGGGAGGCTCTACATGTGCGAGTTCTGCCTTAAATATATGAAGAGCCAGACCATTCTGCGCAGGCACATG GCCAAGTGTGTGTGGAAGCACCCTCCAGGTGACGAGATCTACAGGAAGGGGAACATCTCTGTCTTCGAGGTGGACGGGAAGAAGAAcaag ATTTACTGTCAGAACTTGTGTCTGCTGGCGAAACTCTTCCTGGACCACAAGACTCTGTATTACGACGTCGAGCCTTTCCTCTTCTACGTCATGACCGAAGCTGACAACACCGGGTGCCATCTAGTGGGGTACTTCTCCAAG GAGAAGAACTCTTTCCTGAACTACAACGTGTCCTGCATCCTCACCATGCCACAGTACATGAGGCAGGGCTACGGCAAGATGCTCATAGACTTCA GTTACCTGTTGTCCaaggtggaggagaaggtgggTTCACCCGAGCGCCCCCTGTCTGACCTGGGCCTTATCAGCTACCGGAGTTACTGGAAGGAGGTGCTGCTGCGCTACCTGAACAACTTTCAGGGCAAGGAGATCTCCATCAAAG AGATCAGTCAGGAGACGGCAGTGAACCCAGTGGATATTGTCAGCACACTGCAGTCCCTCCAGATGCTCAAATACTGGAAGGGAAAGCACCTGGTTTTAAAGAGACAG GACCTCATCGACGACTGGAAGGCCAAGGAGACCAAACGTGGTAATGGCAAGGCCATTGACCCCACAGCCTTAAAATGGACGCCGCCTAAAGGGACGTAG